The DNA segment CAGTCTTAGTAAAATTCAAGTTATTCACTGCCTTAACTATTATCATCACCACCCACATACAAACTAGGCTCTGCTTGCAATAAACTATGGTAGTCGATGAATGCAAAAAACCCAGTCCTACCAAAACCCTCCTGTGCTCTTCCAAAGTACTGGAACTCAACACATTTGTCTCATTGGCAAACCACGCTCCAGACTTCAATCTTATTGTTTCATAATCAGTTTCCAAGTGAGGATAGGAATACTgtgtaaaaaacaaacaaaaccacccacTCCCCAAAAAAGCCAACCACAACAAACCCCACACCCAACCGAGAACGCTGTCAGGAGGAGAACCAGGTCTCAGGCATGCCAAActttttcaaagaggaaaacattcaCAGAAGTGCATCCTCACACTCCAAATCCCCACTGCAATACTGTGTTGAACTGAAGGCTCCTGTAAGTGTTCTACCTTTGTAGGGCAGGTGTGAAGTTGCATCAAGTTTTTGAAGCAATGCCTCCTCCTCTCACACCCATTTCCCTctagctttttatttgtttcttacCTGATTCGAAGGTCGTCATCTTCTCCACCCCAACCCCAGTATTTGTTAGAGAATCCATTCACCTTGGAAAACTGATCTCTTGTTAGAGCAGTTACACCTCCAAAATATCCCCGGTACCGTAACCTAGAAATACACAGGAAGAGAGAATGAAGAATTGAATGTCAAGTTCTACCAACAATGAAAACATGACCCAAAAATTCTGGATCTAGATCTGTCTCACAGAATTATGGGTGCACAAATCCATGAAGTaaatcttttcctccttttcacaAATGATAGTACTTTGCTTTAGGCCAGAACTCTTCAATGGAGAGAATGCAGCCTTCTTCAATAGTTTCCCTCTTTGCATGACTCCACTTGGCAGCCAAAAAGGCACCTCCCCTCACAGACTCTGATGAGTAGAAAAGGAATGAAGCTACAGTGGAAGCTCTGCAATGATGACTGCAAGCAATCAGTAGCTTAGAGCTGAATCTGAAAAACCTGGAATGAAATCAGATCACAGCCAGGGGGCATGTGCTACGGGATACTGCAAGACTAATTCCAGGCTGAGGTACAGCACAGGTTACTCAGTAGCCTAATGCAATGGAGCTCAGCTCTAGAGGAGATTAATTTCTAACTTGTACATTCCTCTTTGGGGTAACCAAAAAGGAGAAACCATACCGTAGAAATGGTCATtaggaaaggaggttgtgccACTCTCAAGGAAACAGATTTGTCATGCTAGGAAAGTTTTTCCCACCCGTACCTTCAAACTTTGAATATATAAACCTTTTCTTAAAGAATCTAAACGCAAGTCATAgtttatataattaaatatagGGTACTTGCTCTCCAGAGGAACATGGCTGCTAAGATTAGCATAGAGGACAACCCCAAGGAAGAAAGACAAACGGAAAATCCcaagaaaaccacagaaaccCCCCATTCCCGCCCAGAATATTTTGTGTTAATGCACACCATGTATGACTTCAGTTTTCTCAATGCCATCTGAGCAATGTGTCTCAGGATGCGCATTTCAGCCTAAGCAAAATACTGTCACCCACTTGGGACTTCAACCTGTGATCTCAGCTCAGATTAGGCATCAACTCTTGAACTCATGATCTGAATTCCTTCCCAGGAATTCCCTGGGAAGTAGCGTACTACTATCCCCACTCCACAGACGTGTAAACAGAGGaagtgacacagaaaaaaaaaaaaaaagtataaatttaATTCGAACCACTGGCATCCTAGTGCAGGGAATTTACAACACCCTAGTGCAGGGTATTCccaagaaaagcattttgtccCTGTAAGACAAAGCTTAAAGCTGACCTGTAGCTAACAGCTCCTTCCACAAACAAAAACCTGAGGAAATTAATACTGAGACAATCCCtcagtaaaagcaaaaatccaCCAAATCTCTACCTGCATGCTTAGCTAAGCTAAAAACCTGCAGTAACTAAGGCTTAGGAGGTTAAGTACCTCAAGCTTTGTGTCATGTTACTAGCCTGGATTGTACGCGCCTGCCAAATAACCAAAACAATATTTCCGTTGCTTTGGTGCACGACCATCCTGTGCCTCTCAGCGTTCTCTTGGCACAGTGCGCCAAAAGCTTGTCACGAACCTAGTTCATTAGCGCTTGTTCCCATTTTCACTGAATAACTGAGAAGTAACTATTACTCTGTATAAGAATTTGAACATCACATCTCTTTCTCATATGCTTAACAAAAGAAACCCAGAAGTGAAGCAGAGCTTTACTTCAAAGTACTCcaaggttatttttaattaatatttagaGTGACATCACATAAGAGGCAACTCTTGAAGGAAATATTCAATGAAACCACTATAGTCCTTAAATTCACCAAGCAGAggagcctttttttcctgaggtgGAGTGATCCTGACTTTTCacattaaattatttgcttcaCACTATCGCTTAgggaatttatttaaaaatcagaacaaacCTGTATTAGAAGACATACAGCCAAATCATTAAGCAACAACCCTATCCCTTGGCACATTCTCAAACCCAAGCTCTCCATATCCGACATTATTTCTCCAACAGCAAAAGCTAACTGGCGAGTTTTATTAGCAAAATAGTAAGATCACACTGTCAAATCACAGAACTGGGACACTGCAAATGTATTTCTAGCTTTGACAGAAGGTCTTTACACAACCTCTGTCATGTTTCATTTGTCTCAAAATGCCTTTTACCTCACCCCAGAAGTAAGAACGATAACAATGATCATACAGGTGGACCAGAGATGTTCACAGTTATCTTCTGTTAGAAGGCGTTCCAGACACATAGAACGTTACCACCAGAAACCTGGTGTCAGAAGGAAGGGTAAATACCAGCATACAGCTCCATCAGAAGACGAATGTTATCAGTAACCTGACATTTCCCAGTTGGTATTCTTCCCATATTCCTGGTTTCCTACCTGTATCCAGTACTGTTCCTGCCAACTACAAGGTGCTTTGGTTGTCTGTCACACATGTAAAGATTAAAGTCATTTTCTGGCACCAGATCCACATCATGGAAAATGAAACAGTCCCAGTTCTCTTCTTTTAGGGCCTCTAGGTATCCTACATTCAGCAGTTTAGCTCGATTAAATTTGGTGTTGCCAGCCTGTggaagagaatggaaaaaaactctgaagaaGGTGTTAAACCTTTTGAACCAGAACTGCTCCCAGGCATTTGTTATAATCGCAGAGTTCACGACTGCATTCACGTGTCACAGACTTCACAGCAGTGTCTATACATACGAAGAGCTATGCCATATTACATACAGAATCAGAGTGGCCAATGATACAAAGTGTTTCTTCAGTCTCTACTTGTCATGAAGAAACACAGGCAGGATCAGGAGGGCCTAAGTTATCTGGGCACCAGAAAAATGTATGCTGCATGATGCCATTTCACCGCTATTGCTGCTCCTGTCCTGGAGTTCCCATCAGGCTAAGTAACAGAAGAGGTATCAGTAAACAGTTTAGAAATTGACACTCCATACAACTGTGTCAGTAAGGATTAACTaagggtttttaaaaaaataacaaacccaaaccacaacacCAACAGGTTACTCCCATACCGATTGGTTGATAGATGTCAGCACCTGTCACAGATGATTTATGCTTGTCCACTCATTTAGATGACAGCAATGCTTCAAGAGTTCACTGTATTTCCTTAGGTCACACAGCAGGTGGCAGAGtgggaaataaaaagcacatcTCTTCATTTTCACCCTTATTTGTAACCTAATTATTATGCTGTACAGGTCTCCTCCCTAGCACAGACCTTCACTTGACTTCTACTAGTCTTAGTTGTTTGCTTTTGCTATAAGTTAGTGTCTCTCAACTTttcaaaaatatcatttttcacCTTCGAGgtatgtacacatatatacacacatgcacccGATAGTTTTATAAGTTTACCATGTCACCATTCACTCTGTAGCAACAGGTGCTCTTATCTTGCTACTTTTCATTGGGCTGTACACACATGCCAGCTTGCAGAAGGCTTTCTGCTCCAGAGGACAAGGTGGCAAGTTGCCCCAAGTTCCCACCTGACAGTCAGAGGGCCAAGCCCTGCGCTCCCGAAAACTGACAGGACAGTCATTTTGCAGAATTAGGAACCTGATGTACTTGAAAGATCagcaaaaagcaattttgaagAGAAACAGGTCATTTTAATAGAAGGTGCCTGGATTGAAAGAAGTTCCATGGAAACTGAGAGGGAAATTGGCCTCCCCAGACTGAGAGAAGGTGAGTGGTAGGAAAAAGCAGTAgaatgcaaagcattttttgCCATTCTAGAAAGTAACTTCGCTCTGAAGAAGCAATTTGTTCACCATCACTAACAGCAATCTGCTCCTGCACAAGGATTTATGGCTCCATACCAGCAGTTGAGGAAAGACAGCCCAGAAAGAGCTCACTCTGAGAAACTCAGAGGCATAATTAATTGTTTCCATTCTCAGTAAGGAAGAAATACACTTTCCAAGAAAGATGTAGATACATTCACCCAAAATCTATGATGTCAAATTcctgacttttttattttctttactgtgtCCTGTATACGAACATACCTGACAGAAAATCTCCTGATGATGGAAACGTAGGTTATTGAGGAAACAGAATAATTCAGATGATTCGTAAAAAACATACGGAGAACTTGACTTGTACCGGGTATCAAACCCAGCCTAGTTCAGCAGCAACATTTAccatctgctgctgtttggtCTCCCCAGCAGTACAGTCAGGCACTGGAGCCCACCTTCCATCAAAGGCAGCGAAACAACAGCTAGAATTGCTTTGCAGGATGGGCAGTTTTCAACATTAGACTACATATGCTGGACAATCAGTAAAGTTTACTTTCACCTTTTACTGGGGAATTGTCCTCCTTTGTTtctataaaataagaaaactgacAACAAGACAAACTTACcttgtgaaagaaattattcaccCTTAAAGGattgcaaacttttttttttccagccccGCAGTTATGTATGCACACGTTTGTGCAGAGAAACAGGATTTTCAAGATGATAGAAGTAGCCCATAAAGTAAAGATCTGGACTATGCCCTTTAATGGCtcacagaaaaaatgtaaaaggctTATTTCTTAATCTTCCTCTAAAGTAAACGctgagtattttaaaaattaaatcctgtttttaaacatttctttcttcaaaagatACTTAAAACAATTAATGACATCACAAATGGAGggtaaaaatggattttttatgttttgccAGGTGCACTTTCCAGTCTTTGGGGATGACTATGTACATAGAAAGACTAAGCAAAAGCTTCCAGTCTTCCAAGCAAAAACTTTGATAGAACACGTCCAGAGTCAACATTTTTCACTAATGGGAGCAGCACTTTCCCACTTCTGTATTACTTTTTGCTGACATGACAATAGCCATTCTCTCACGTATTTCAATAATTAAAGAATGTATGCCCATTCTCCCAACGATTTACTGCTAACCCATTGTTTGCTACCTGGAGTGAGCCATTATATGTGTAATTAGAGTACATAGTAACGCAGGAAAAAAGCCTCAGTCTTTCCACTCTGCAGGCCACATGATGAAAGAACAATCTAGTCCAATTCAAAGTATATATCCTGCCATGACTTCTGTTGCTGTTCTGCTGCGCCACTGAGCAAAAGTGTAAGCTTTCACCTTGAATCAGCACCTAATCAGCACTTCCTTATGCTGATTAATTGACTCTAACCTCTTTAaacaaaagggaagagaaactaTATTAATTTATcatccttttctcctgctgtctgaaaaatctgtttagaGTCAAAGAAGAACATGTAGGTAAATGATagtaaaagaaagaacaataaaGGATCAAGAAATAGATGACATATTACAAAAGAGAAATCTGCTTTTAGCTCATGTGACCAGAACATAAGCACCTTAGATGAAAGGCAACGTGGCACAAGCCTGGATGCTAAAAGGTTAGCCACCGACTCAGAACTAGGAAAAGGGTAAATAAAGAGATTCATAAATCTTTCAGGAACCAAATGCTCTGCCGTGACTACTTCTTCCCACAGCCCTCCCTTGGCAAGCAAAGCACCTACAAGCAGTAGCTGACATGTTTAGtttgcaaaagcagaaggaagtaCAACCACATGATATACTAAGCACAACAGCCAGCAAGCAGATGGGAGAGGTGAGCTAGAAAAAAACTGAGGCCTTCAATCCAAACAACTCTaaatttaaagacagaaaacagatcaGCTTAGTTACGTTGTGTGCACCACGAAAGAAGTGAGTAGCATTAGTAATGCAAAAGATGCTTACCTTGAATGCTAACTAAGAAATCATGTTACTTAGACCAAGAAACGGACACTAGTTAAAGAACCTGTTTGTTAATGCTTCCCAGCTTTGCTAACTTCCCAGCAGCTGAGATCCTGTAGTGCTACCAGCAACGGCTGCACACACTGCTGCATGCAGCAGAAGTGTTTGAAGCAGGATTGGAAGACTGATGTTAGACGGCAGAGGCAGATGCACGCCTCTCCTTGAACCACAAAGTACTGACGTCAGCCCCACCCAAGACACGTCTTTGCCCAAGTGCTTTACCTGGTGAATAACGTAGATGCCGTAgtccagctgctgcctttgtagGAAAGGGTGGAGGTGCTCCAGGAGGTACAGCAGATGCTTCTCTCGATAGCGGTGTGGGATGAGGATGGCCACACGCTGCAATGCTGAGCACTCTGCAGGGCGATACCGGCCCTTGGCTACATGAGGGTTCTCCTTTTCCACTTCTTCTAGTGTGAGAGATGCTTTGAAGGAGAGTTTGTTGGCACCTCCTGTCAGAGAAGCACAAGAAGCTTTTCCAAGCTGTTTCTGGTTGTGGATAGTGCAGTCACCAAGTGAGGCACTCTGTAACCAGCGTAAGAAACCCAGGTTCAAGCCCCACCTgatttccctgcttttccaagagaaaagTATTGCTACAAGGAGCTTACATGGGCAGTGGACAGAGAGGAGATCAAGCATACTTCCTTAAACTTACCATAGAGTAATACGtctaaaaaaatcattaaaaaaaaaaaatcaagggaaGTTCCACACTACTGCAGGAGGATTGGTCAGAAACAGCTGCCAGGGCAAAGGAGTGGAGATGGGAAGTGGAAAGAGACACAAGACTGTGGCTGTGAGAAGTCTTCTCTGCTTGAAGCATGAACAAAAGCATCAAAACCTTTAGGTTAtaaatttgtaagaaaaaaaaaaatgtaccaaGGCTCTGTGTACTCAAATGGAAACTCCATTCTTTCTCTTGATAGTTTCTCCTGAGCTGCCATTCCAGCCCCTCTGGACTCAGCAAACCCATGAAAGAGAACAATGCAGGCAACTGTGATGGCTACAGCCCCGGTGTGTTTGCTTAAGCAAATGCATCCTGGGGACAGGGGTGGGGACATGCAGCTAGAGAGCAGCTTTTTGGACTacactggggaggagggaagaattCATCTTCTCAAACAAATCGCTAATCAGTTTCACAAAAATGAAGGACACAATGACATGGTCCTGCAAAGCAGAAGCCTGGTGTTTAGCAATACCAAAACAAATAAGAAGTGGACTAATAAAAATGGCCAAACCAAGGAAACAGTCACCTATTTGAACCTTCACCATAAGTAGTGTAAACCCAACGCAGCTGTGAGGTCCTTCAATTGTcaaaagagagacaaaagtACATCCAATAATGAAAAGTCAAAAAAATTGAGGGAAAGTGAAAAGACCTGTGGTTGAAATACGGagttgaattaaaaaaagcaaaagctagGCACGCGACCaaggcaaaaagagaaatgctttcaTTACTTCCCATTGACAGGCAGATGCCCAGCCACATCCTGGGAAGTTAGGCTTCAGCACATATAGTAGTTGTTGGGAAGACAAACATCGTAACCTCAAACATCTCCCCATCCTCCTTTCCCTAAGCTTTTATTGCAGAACAGGATaaatggtatggaatatcccttcaGTCAGTGGGgagtcagctgtcccagctgtgcccACTCCCAAGCTCTTGCCCACTCCCAGCCTTCCAACCTTTGGGGATTGTGGAAGAGAGACAAAGCTTCACAGTATGTaaacactgctcagcagcaTCCAAGTCACTGGCGCACTACCAAAGCTGTTTTAGCCACGAATGCAAAGCACAGCACCATACGAGCTGCTGTACCAGGCAGACCCAGCACAAGTACTCTGTGCCACAAGCCACCTCCCCCTCACCCAGACGTGCTTACTGCAGCTGGTTGTGTGCTTCACAGGAAAGATATCCAACTGTAAAACacctaggaagaaaattaagccAGCAGTGCAAAAGCTGATGTAATTTGTTAGAAGGGAAAAGACCATCACTTACGCAGGTATGGAGACAGAGATGGGCAGGGATCCTGAAATGACTTCACCGTGGGAATTTCCACAGTTGATTcaaaattctcttctttttgacTGTCCTCCAGGCTAGCCACCTTTCTGAAATCCTTTACCACGATCAAAGCTTTAGAAATTTCCTGTCTGGTGTCCACAAAGTAACTGAATGTGGCCCATAGTACCATCAAACACAAAATGACAAGCACCACCATTTTGAACTTATAGAAGAGGTGAAAGACATACAAGCTCGAGGCCATGGCTCTCCCTAATCCGCAAACTGCTTCCTGTGCTCTGACACGGAGGCAGGCCACTGCACACCCAGTGGGGATGAAATCAAAAGTCCTGATAAAAACAGCACAATAatgaaggaaagctggaggtAGGGAGGAGTGCCACACTCTCTGCGGATTGACAATTTATGACGCCATGGTGATGTTTGCTCTTCAAATGtcagaaaatatgatttaacctggacagaaaaaaaaaaaaaaaggaaggaaagagttaGTTTCTACCACCCTCTCCACTGCTGTACCTTCTCAGACTTCATAAAAAGATCTTATgacaaaacatgaaagaaatgaCAAGTATGAACTAAGACACTGAACTTTGGTGCTACCTCAGCCATAAACCAGCTACATAATTCCAGATGAATAACTTTGCTGCTTTGTTCTCTACTCCCAGTCTTCTTTTTGTTCCCTGCCTTCCTCAGATCAGAAAATGCAACCGCTACACCAGGTTACTTCTACATACAGTGCCTGGCAATACACAGGCTTTAGTACTTCTGTTCCTACCAAAATTAACATCTGCAAGGCAAGGGATTCTGCTGGCTACAAGTAAAGTCAGCACCCccatcaaaatgaaaaccacacGAATCTCCACAGAATTAAGCTGCCTTCTTCTGGAAGACAGTATTCTTGATGCTATGTTGCTCTGCACAACACACAATACCTGACTAGCATCAGAAATCATTCCTGTGCATCTGCTGTCTGCCAGTACCACCCTGTGAGTCTTTGCCCAGTATTCTCCTCTCACATGTTGCTGCAGAAGGCAATCTTCTTGCTTTTCAAGGGAAGGATTCAGTTTTCCAGTGTTAGGGCTTTGAGGATCCAAtcttttgttgtgtttcttgCCCTCTTTCAAGAGCTCCATTCTCATACAGCCTTTCACTGCCATCACACTATAATGTTACCATGCTAATAATGCTTTTCTGTTATTATCATGTCATAgtagagaaagaatgaaattttaatgaaagagaGCTTTGATatggaaaacacaagaaaactgCCACCTGTGAGAAGAACAAGAACTGAGGCTAAGCAAAGCAAAGGCTGTGATTAAAAACAATGCACAAGAAACAGGCTGgatcaaagagaagaaactcaGAAGTGTGGAAGATTATTTTATACCAGTGTTCAAAATATACATGAGACCCCGGAGAGATACTGCAGGCAGAAGGAACACAGTAGTTATGCATTCCCATTAGTTTAGCCCAGGTGTCTTCTGGAAAATTTTGCTGATTCACGAGGATAAACGTCCATTAGAGGTCTGGCTCCAACTAGATGAACTACTCCATGTACTGCCCAATTTTCTTGGGGTTCACTGGGAATAACCAGCTGCTGTCCCTCCTGGCAGGCACTACATGGAGTGGCCAGCCTGCTCTCCCCATCCATATGCACCAGACAGTGCTGTTCTAAGGAAGCAACAGAAGGGTTTTCAGTGACCTTACCAGTAACAGTGAAGGATTTCCACGCCCACTTAAaccacagagaagaaagcagggaaaaaaagagtctaCACCAGAGAAGAGAATATTACTTAAaagtgaaagaaggaaagaaaaaaaaaagaaaaaagaggtgAGATgttctcaagaagaaaaaaaggcgGGGGGGGAAGCCATACAGTCATAGTAATAAACACAGgcttttggggggattttgcTGGGTTCTTTTCCCCTCAGGTGCTCAGGAACACAAGGTCAGAATCatcaaaacaaagaagcagGGAAGCCTGAGTTACTTTTGTCCTCCTCTCCTTGCACCATGGCCCTCCGGACcacattttcaattaattctttctgttcttaGGTAAATTACACTGGAAATTACCTGGGTCCTTgcttcattgttttaaaaaccacaataaaaaatAGCTTACTGCTCTCATTTGCATTCTTTCCACTGATTCTCCACACCGGAAATCATCAGAATAGCCTGTAAAGAATGGACAGCACGGATCTCTACCACTCTCAAAAGTAAACCTGAGAatgaacagaaatacttttcctCCTGTTGAGACCATTTGCTCCCTTgtcagaacaggaaagaaaacaccagcTACCGGGCAACACCTGACACCCAGCTGACCTGCAGAATAAAGAAACTTACGAGATACAGCTAAGAAATGTCAGCTTGTAATGAACAATTGGAAAGCAACTTTGACCAGCAGTCAGCAACACATTTCACAGACACAGGAAGCTCGACTGCTTGTTTCTGAAAGTAATTAAGTTATTAATgctaagagaaataaaacagtagCCCGCTTCAGCACTATCCAACAGAACAAATATAGATTTCAGACCCAAATGTAAACAAATCTCAGGCCTTGGCTATAAAAATCTTCATGCTCAATTACCACGCCACGTGCCTTTGTGTATTTACTTACATACTGTGGTAAAACAATAGCCTCTACCACTTCTCTATCCTGTACAACCAACACTGACAACAGAGAAGCGAACTAGAAACTTTTTATCCTTCTGCATCAGAGTCGTCCAGTGAATTCTTACTCCAGAATAAGCCAGTAGAGGTCTTGCATACTCAGGGAAGAGCGCTGCTCTCATTGCTGACAGCTATTGGGACATTGCTGACCCACAAGTCACGTTGTTGCAAACACTCAATACTCCTTTCACCACAACCCTGGGACAATCAATCTTTAGCCTCATCATGCTACGTACCACCGCCACTCTGGCAGGAACAATGCAGTCTCGTATTAAAATACACATACAAAACACTAATGTCTCAGAACCACCACAGAAGCCCCAGAGGAAGCCTACCCCAATTACTTTGGGGTATGCATTCCAACAATCTGCTCCAAATGTCAGATGATGCTAACCCTGAGCAGAGTGCATATGAACCTATCTGTATCAGCTCACCTGGCAGCCTAATTCTGTCTCTGGTTCCTGTCACACAACCTTTGTTACATACAGCGCAGGGAACAACACATGCTGACTGAGTGCTGGAGAGGGTACCACCACCGATGTGAAACGGGTGCTCAAGTGTCCGACCTTTCTGCAGTGCTCAGCAACTTTATCCTAAGTATTATGAAAAAATCTGCTGTTAGGACAGCTGAGTGAGCAGCTCACTTGCTCCtcctcccattccccccagtGAGATAGGGAGGAGAATCGGAAATAAAGAAAGTAAACCTTGTGGGTTGGGATAAAAACTATTCAGCAGGATAAAGGAGGAGATAAACAATACAATAACAAAAGAATATACAAAGTGAAGGATACACAGCACAAAACACATACTGCCCAGAAAACCAATGTCCCACATGCTCCTGATCCAGAACCCCAAGCAGCACACCCAAGCTGTGATAACCAAGGCCCCCAGCCAACTATCTCCTTATATACAGAATATGACATCATGGTACTGAATATTCTTTTGGTCAGTACAGGTAAGCTGCCACACCTGTGTCCCCTCTCAGCTTTTCGTGAAAACTACCTCTATCTTAGCTGAACCCAGGCTACCCCTCATCTagatcattaatgaagacattaaacaggaTGGGACTCAGTACTGACCCTAGGGTATACCAGCCTCCAACAAGACTTTATGCCACTGACAGCCACCCTCTAGGCCCAGCTGTTCATCCACTTCACTCTCCAGCCCATAcataaacagcttttctgtgagTATCTTATGGGAGACAGAGTCAAAGCCCTTCCTGAAGTTCAGTTAG comes from the Cuculus canorus isolate bCucCan1 chromosome 1, bCucCan1.pri, whole genome shotgun sequence genome and includes:
- the B4GALT4 gene encoding beta-1,4-galactosyltransferase 4, which gives rise to MASSLYVFHLFYKFKMVVLVILCLMVLWATFSYFVDTRQEISKALIVVKDFRKVASLEDSQKEENFESTVEIPTVKSFQDPCPSLSPYLRGANKLSFKASLTLEEVEKENPHVAKGRYRPAECSALQRVAILIPHRYREKHLLYLLEHLHPFLQRQQLDYGIYVIHQAGNTKFNRAKLLNVGYLEALKEENWDCFIFHDVDLVPENDFNLYMCDRQPKHLVVGRNSTGYRLRYRGYFGGVTALTRDQFSKVNGFSNKYWGWGGEDDDLRIRVEMQKMRVVRPSATVGRYTMIFHNRDHGNEENRGRMKLLHEVSKTWKTDGLNSCSYKLLSVEHNPLYINITVDFSMQPKIS